The Komagataeibacter sp. FNDCR2 nucleotide sequence CCCGTAACGGACGGCATACGCATTTTACGACCCGCATGTTCCATTCCAGACTCACATCAACAGGGGAAAACGAGGCTATCATTAAGCCTTTTCTTGCGGGCGTAGAAAAATTAAACTCTCAGGTATTTCAGGAAGATAGCGAAATATGTAAAAATATTTCGCCTGATTTCCCACTGGATGGCATGAACAGTATCCTCTCGACCACCGAAGAAAAGATTGCCCATTTCCGCAAATGTATTGAAGACATCAAAAAAGAACAGTCCCCAAGTCATACAGCTCACGCGTGACAGACGCATAGGCAGATCGGCAATGCGTATTCTCCTGACCGGCGGGTGTGGTTTCATCGGTTCCGCGGTAATCCGGCATCTCATCGGCACGACCCGCCATAGCGTGCTCAATGTTGACTGTCTGACCTATGCGGCATCACCCGAAACGGTCCAGGGCGTCCGGGGGGACGGTCGTTACATATTTTCGCGCACGGATATTACGGATACGGCCGGTCTGGAGCGCCTGTTTGCTGATTTCCAGCCCAACGCCGTCATGCATCTCGCGGCCGAAACCCATGTGGATCGCTCCATAGACGGGCCGGATGTATTCATACGCACCAATATCACCGGCACCTACTCCCTTCTGGAGGCGGCACGCAAATACTGGCAGACGCTTGGCAGGGCGGAACGTGACGCCTTTCGCTTCCATCATATCTCCACCGATGAGGTATTCGGCGCCCTGGGCCCCACCGATCCGCCCTTTACCGAAACCACGCCCTACGACCCGCGCAGCCCCTATTCGGCCAGCAAGGCCGCGTCGGATCATCTGGTGCGGGCGTGGCATCATACCTTCGGGCTTCCCACCTTCGTTACCAATACGACCAACAATTATGGTCCATGGCAGTTTCCCGAAAAGCTGATCCCCCTGACAGTCATCAACGCCATTGAAGGCCAGGAACTCCCGTTATACGGCACGGGTGCGAATATACGGGACTGGCTGTTCGTGCAGGATCATGCCAGGGGGCTGGTTCAGGCCATGGAACAGGGGCGCCCCGGTGAAACCTATATTCTGGGCGCGCGCCAGCCGCGCAGTAATCTGGAAGTGGTCCGGACCATCTGTAGGGTGCTTGATGAACTGCGCCCCGACCCCGCAGGCCCCCGCGAACGCCTGATCCGCTTTGTTGCTGACCGTCCCGGGCATGACTTCCGTTATGAAATCGACCCGTCATATACCCAGGAACGTCTGGGCTGGACCGCGACGCACAGTTTTGAAGACGGTATCCGCCGTACGATCATGTGGTATCTGGACAATCGCCACTGGTGGGAGGCCATTCGTGCGCGCCGCTATGCTGGCCACAGGCTGGGCCAGAAGAATTGTGCCGTCATTGCCGAAGGAACAGTGAATTCATGAAGGGTATCCTTCTGGCCGGGGGAACGGGAACCCGCCTCTATCCCCTCACGCTTGCAACCAGCA carries:
- the rfbB gene encoding dTDP-glucose 4,6-dehydratase, whose protein sequence is MRILLTGGCGFIGSAVIRHLIGTTRHSVLNVDCLTYAASPETVQGVRGDGRYIFSRTDITDTAGLERLFADFQPNAVMHLAAETHVDRSIDGPDVFIRTNITGTYSLLEAARKYWQTLGRAERDAFRFHHISTDEVFGALGPTDPPFTETTPYDPRSPYSASKAASDHLVRAWHHTFGLPTFVTNTTNNYGPWQFPEKLIPLTVINAIEGQELPLYGTGANIRDWLFVQDHARGLVQAMEQGRPGETYILGARQPRSNLEVVRTICRVLDELRPDPAGPRERLIRFVADRPGHDFRYEIDPSYTQERLGWTATHSFEDGIRRTIMWYLDNRHWWEAIRARRYAGHRLGQKNCAVIAEGTVNS